The sequence CACCACGTCCAGGAGGCGTTGCCTGCGCAATAATTGTATCATTAGTATATATACTCATTTTACTCTCAATTGTTACAATAAATATGATTAAGGCGGTCATTAGACCGCCTTAATACATTTTCTATTTTGTTATTTTCATCCATAGCAAATAACAAAATGCCAATACTTATTTTTTATCGCGACTATGTAGGCCACGCTTTTCTAATCCACGATAAATAATTTGTTGTTGAATAATCGTCACTAGGTTACTAACGATATAGTATAAAACCAAACCAGAAGGAAACCACAGGAAAAATACCGTAAAAATAACCGGCATATAGGTCATAATCTTCTGTTGCATAGGATCAGTAACTGTCGTTGGCGACATTTTCTGAATAATATACATCGTTAAGCCCATTAACAACGGCAAAATATAGTATGGATCCTGGGCTGATAGATCTTGGATCCAACCAATGAAGGGAGCATGCCGTAGCTCGACAGAGCCCATCAACATATAGTATAAAGCAAGGAAAATAGGCATCTGAATCAATAAGGGCAGACAACCACCCAATGGATTAACTTTTTCTGCTTTATAGAGCGTCATCATTTCTTGGCTCATGCGTTGCTTATCATCACCAATCCGTTCTTTCATCGCCGCAAGTTTAGGCTGCAACAGACGCATTTTTGCCATTGATGTATATTGTGCCTTGGTTAATGGATACATAATCCCGCGCACAATAAAAGTAATAACGATGATGGAAAAACCCCAATTACCGATAAAACCATGAATAAATTTCAATAACTTAAATAACGGTTGAGAAATAAACCACAACCAACCATAATCAACGGTTAAATCTAAATGAGGAGCAACTGCTGCCATTTCCGCTTGTAATTCAGGACCTACCCACAAGGTTGAAGTGTAATTTTCTTTACTATTAGCCGCTACTGTTATCGGCGAACTCTTATAGCCAATAATAGCAATGGCTTTATCTAAATCAATTGTATAAAAGGTGTTTTGGTTCTGATAGCCGGGGATCCATGCAGTCGCAAAATATTGCTGCAACATTGCGATCCAACCACCTTTGGTATTAACGTTTAAGTTATTATCAGTAATATCACTGAAACTATATTTTTTATAATTCGTTTCATCGGAAGAATACGCTGCACCGCGATAGGTATGTA is a genomic window of Arsenophonus apicola containing:
- the yidC gene encoding membrane protein insertase YidC — encoded protein: MDSQRNLLFIAWLFVSFLLWQTWESDKTQPIKTDQIIKQMDMPSHDDQANLGHEQAKFITVKTDVLKLRINTRGGDIDEADLLLYPKELHSSEPFRLLETSKEFIYQAQSGLIGQDGPDNPGYNNGLRPLYLSTATNYVLQDGQDELRVPLTFTGKDGVVYQKVYVLKRGKYNISVEYNIDNNSAKPLTLAFFGQLKQTAELPKERDTGSNNFALHTYRGAAYSSDETNYKKYSFSDITDNNLNVNTKGGWIAMLQQYFATAWIPGYQNQNTFYTIDLDKAIAIIGYKSSPITVAANSKENYTSTLWVGPELQAEMAAVAPHLDLTVDYGWLWFISQPLFKLLKFIHGFIGNWGFSIIVITFIVRGIMYPLTKAQYTSMAKMRLLQPKLAAMKERIGDDKQRMSQEMMTLYKAEKVNPLGGCLPLLIQMPIFLALYYMLMGSVELRHAPFIGWIQDLSAQDPYYILPLLMGLTMYIIQKMSPTTVTDPMQQKIMTYMPVIFTVFFLWFPSGLVLYYIVSNLVTIIQQQIIYRGLEKRGLHSRDKK